In Bernardetia litoralis DSM 6794, the genomic window CAAACGCACCTAATACTGCAAAAAGTAGAAAATAATACAGCTACATTTAAACAAATAATGGAGATAGATATGTCAGAAGTTATTGATATGGTAAAATCAATGATGGAATCTATGACAAAATCCATGAATCTTGATGAAAATTCAAGGGCAGAAAAACTGAAAGAAATAGATGAGATAGAAATGGCAATGAATCACGAACAGGTTATCATTTTTGATATAGAATCAAGTTGGGTGAAAAGTGTCGAAATGACAATGAAAGTAAGTGGGTTTGATCCTCAAAAGGGTAAAAGACTTGATGTAACAAGTTATATAGTTACAATAGAATAGTGTGCATTTGTTCTCTCAGAGCTGAACAAAACACTTCTAGAGGAAGCATTCAGTTCAGTTCTGAGGAATTAAACACAAAACATTACACTAAAAAATCGCAAGAGCCTGAAAATATATCAGAATTGGGTGGTGTTTGATAAAGTATGATAAATTATTTGGTTGTTGGTGTTACTTCGTTAAAACACCAACAACGGCATTATTAAGAATTAAGTAGCTGTACAAAATTAATAATACATATAACTGATTAGCAAATGATTTATATGATAAAATACAAAATAAATGCAACTACAATTAGTAATAATTATTTTTTAATTGTATTATCCTGTAATTATCATAGTAATCATAAAAATCACTCGCTAATTATGTCTTACTACTTATGAGCAGTATTTTGATTCTACTAATTAATTTGCCCCACTAGGACGTAAAAGTCTATATTTTTCTAAGTTACTGCGTTGTCCTGTTGGAAGTTCTAAATAAACTTCAAAATCAAGATATTCAGCTTCTGCAAAACGAATACTTTGTCTGTAAAAAAGGTCGTCAAAATCATTCTCAAATAAAATTCGTCTTCCATCTGTACCTAAAATAGATACAGAAAAAGAATCACTTCCTCCACTATCTGTAATTACTTTTACTCGTAAAATAGCACTTCCTGTAACAATATTTTGTGGGTCAATAACTTCAAATTCTTTCTGAAAAAGTGTTCGATTTTCGCCTGTATTCGAAGGAACTGTATTTAGTCCATCAGGAATAGTAACCGTCAAATAATTGATACGAAAAGCAGGTTCTTTTACAGTAAAACGAATCTTGAAAGTAAAAGGGTTTTCGTCTGGGTCATTACTCTGAATACTAATTGTTGCTATATTTTCGCCTAAACTAGAAGCTGTAAAACGCACAAAAAAACTTATCTTTTCGTTTGGAGCTAAGTTATTTGTAGTTACATTTGAAATCTCAAAATCAGAATTATCGCTTGTAATACTAGAAAGATTTAATATTGCATTTCCTTGATTTTCAATTTCAAACTCAAAAATTTCTTGAAAATCTGTTTCTAAATCTCCTCCTTCTATGTACTCAAAACCATTTTGTAATTCTGTATTATTTCCATTTTTGTAAAAAACAGCAATATCTGGAATAGGTGCAGCATTTGGGTTTGCTATGATTTCAAAAATATATGGATTTTCTTCATTATCTGGGTCATTATTCTGAATCTGAATCTGTGTAAAATAATTACGAACACTTGTAGGCTCAAAAATGACTAAAAAAGTAGTTTCTTGATTGGGTAAAAGTTCGTTTTGAGCTACATTCTGAATTTCAAAATCAGTAGTAGTAGAAATTAAATTTGAGATAATCAGTTTTGATTCTCCTTCATTTTTAATCCTAAAAATAGTTTCATATCGTTGTCTTACTTCTGTATTTTCAAGATTATAAATTCCTGTTTGAGAAGGAATAAAAGTAGTTTCTTGATACACTTTTATATTTGGAAATTTTGGTGCAGGTGGTGGATTGACAATCATATTAATGAAAAAAGTAAAAACAGGTTCATTCCAATCATTCGAAAAAATAGTAATCGGAATTTGATATTCTCCTGCTTCCAACCCTTCAAAATTTAATTTAAAAGAATCACTCTCATTGGTTTCAAACTTATTTTTCAGAGGTTGAGTAATCTCAAAACTGATTGTAGAATCTGTGCTAGTTGATTGTACTTCTCCGATTTTTAATGTATTTCCTCCTTTATTTTCTATTAAAAAAGCTAAATCAAAATTTCTTTCTTCTTCTACTTCATAGCTCAAAGTTTGATTTTCTGCTATTTGATTTTTTGCAGAAGTATTTATTTCATTTTGTAGAGAATAGACTTCTAATTCTGGACAGAGAAGTTTTTCATCATCTTGACAACTTACTAAAGAGAAAAGTAAAATTGAAAAAATAAGAAAATTGAACGTAGAAAATTTTGAAAGAATAGTATTCATAACTGATTGATTTTTTTGATTATGGTCATTTAGTAGATAAATGACTTGTCTTTTCTTAATATACTCAAGGGTAAAAGCAATTCTAAGGAAAAGAGTTTTAGATAGGTTTTGCAATTTATATTTAAACAGAATAACATTTTTTCAAAAAATTTCGTTATTATTAACCAAATGTTACTAAATTGTTAATAGATTATTTATTTAATCCCTATTTATTTTGGATTCTATATCAAAGAGCTTATTAAATTCTTCTTGATTTACTGATTATCCTGATCACCTTTTAAATTTTACCACCTTGAAACACACTAAATACCAATTATTATATTATATAGATATTTTAACTAAACTAGCTATTTCATTTTTTGCAAAGAAGAATGCTTTCATTTTTATTCTTTATTTGTTCACATTGATAGCTCCAAGTTATAGCTTTGCTGTTCCTATTTCTTCCTCAAATTCTCATAATGAGCAAAAAATGTCTTCTAGGCTTTCCAGTTTTTTAGATGCTCACGATTCTATAACTCCAGAAATGAAGGAAAAAGCGATTCAAAAAATTATAGATTTTGATAAAAATTTTAAAATTACAACTACTAATGAAGCAAAAACAGTAAGAAGATTATTTTTTGCTGTGCAAGAAACATTTCTAAAAGAATATGTTTTATACTCTAGTTTCTTTCAAACTATTGATGATGGAAAGTTTGATTGTCTGACAGGTTCTGTATTATATGCTGTTTTTTTGGAAGAAATAAAACGAAAAGGAAATTTTGATTATATCTACCAAATTGTTCAGATGCCAACTCATGTTTTTGTTAAAATAGAGTTATCAGATAAAAGTGAAATCATTTTTGAAAGTACAGGTTTTGATAAAGGTTTCATTGCTACACCAAAAGGAATTGATTTTTATTTGCAGCAGCAAATAAAAAAAGTCCAAGAAGAAACACAAAGTGAAAGTGTTATTTTATTAAACAATCAAAAACTTAACAATTTAGTAACATTAGAAGCTGCCTCAGCATTACTTTATTTTAATCAAGGAGTTTTGTTTTTTAACCAAAGAAAATTTGGAAAATCCCTCAAAATGGCTAAAAATGCCTTTTTTTATCACAAAAATGAAGCATTTTATGATTTGATTAGACTTTCTTTACAAGAGTTGTTAAAAAATAATATTATTTCAGAAAAAGAATATACATTAAATATTAAAAATACTGATATGGTAAATAATTAAATTTTAATTTATATTTTTATTGAAAAAAAAGTTAAAATAGTGTGTCTTCTTAAAAGTCAAGAATTAAAATGTTGATTATTCTTAATTTGTTAATAATACTGAAACCAAAAAATTGATAGGTCTGTCTTACCTTTGTGGAAACTTAAATGAAAGCTCTAATTACATTTAACTAGAGCTACTTAATTTTACTTATTTCAGCAAACCTTATTATCAATTTTATGATGAAGCATTACATTTTAAGCCTTATCGCTTTCGTATTTGCTTGTTCGGTAGCATTCAATTCCTTCGGACAAGGTTCTACGACAGCAGCCCTTAGTGGTGTAGTAAAAGACAAAAATGGAGAAGAACTTCCAGGTGCAACTGTTTTGGCAGTACATACACCAACAGGTTCTCAATTCGGAGCTGTTACTACACTCAGTGGTAACTATACAATCGTTAATATGAATGTAGGTGGCCCTTACACTATTACTGTTCAGTATGTAGGATTTGAGGATCAGAAAAAAGAAAATGT contains:
- a CDS encoding choice-of-anchor D domain-containing protein; amino-acid sequence: MNTILSKFSTFNFLIFSILLFSLVSCQDDEKLLCPELEVYSLQNEINTSAKNQIAENQTLSYEVEEERNFDLAFLIENKGGNTLKIGEVQSTSTDSTISFEITQPLKNKFETNESDSFKLNFEGLEAGEYQIPITIFSNDWNEPVFTFFINMIVNPPPAPKFPNIKVYQETTFIPSQTGIYNLENTEVRQRYETIFRIKNEGESKLIISNLISTTTDFEIQNVAQNELLPNQETTFLVIFEPTSVRNYFTQIQIQNNDPDNEENPYIFEIIANPNAAPIPDIAVFYKNGNNTELQNGFEYIEGGDLETDFQEIFEFEIENQGNAILNLSSITSDNSDFEISNVTTNNLAPNEKISFFVRFTASSLGENIATISIQSNDPDENPFTFKIRFTVKEPAFRINYLTVTIPDGLNTVPSNTGENRTLFQKEFEVIDPQNIVTGSAILRVKVITDSGGSDSFSVSILGTDGRRILFENDFDDLFYRQSIRFAEAEYLDFEVYLELPTGQRSNLEKYRLLRPSGAN